The window TATTGCCATCTATAAGATGACCCAGAAATTTTTCGGTTTTAATTAGAGGACGGTCTGACCGTAAAACAAAAATCCCCTGCACCTGTCTAGAGGTGTCAGGGGATTAGTTATTAACTGATTGCTTTTTCGGAAACCTTTTCTCTGCTGGGTACATAAGAATCAGAGTATACAAAGTGGTACATGACATAAGCCATAACCAGGGCGCCAAGACCGTCAAATGCCGAATGCTGTTTTAAGAAAACAGTAGCTAGACAGATGGAGATCATTAACAGCAGAGAGCCGGTCTTGAGAAACCGGTATTTCTTTAACTGTTCGCTGCGGATGACCGCAATGTGCACACAAATGGAGTTATAAACATGGATGCTTGGGAATACATTGGTACAAGTATCCGTGGAATAAAGGATCCCCACAATGGCTGACCAGATATTTTTTCCGGAGTCGATCACAGGACGGAAATCCGTGCCGTTGGGGAACACGGTGCAGACCACCAGACTGATGGTCATCCCTGTAAACAGCATGGTACACAGCCTGTAATAGTCCTTTACGTTTGTAAAGAAAAAATATAAAACTGCGCCGGCGATATAAACAAACCATAAAAGATAAGGAATAATAAAATATTCATTAAAAGGAATCAGGTCGTCTATGGCAACATGCATGATATGGTAATTGTTTGTCACTGTTTTTTCCAGGTATATAAACCATGGAATATAGATAAAGGCATAGGTGAGAATCCAGACATGCCTGTACCTGTGAAGCAGATTTTTCATAAAAGTCATCCTTCTCCATTTTGGTGGTTGGTATTATGTTTATCAACTTTGGAGGATTATATCACACTCATTTTGACAGTACAATAGTATTTCACAAATGTTAATATATATTTCAGAGAAGATTAAGCTTAAGGCCTCCTTACCTCTATAATAAATGGTATATATGGCTGAACCTGCCTTAATACCCTTGTCCCGGACATATTTGGAAAATATAATCTTTTTATAAAATGGTTGATAGACAGTCAATCTTTGTGTATAGTATAAAGGCAGACTTATACACGAAAGGAATGGAATATGTTAGAAAAATATATGACTGTTTTCTTTATCTCCATGGTTCCGCTTATAGAGCTTCGGGGAGCGATTCCGTATTCAACGGTAATGGGACTTCCG of the Lacrimispora indolis DSM 755 genome contains:
- a CDS encoding phosphatase PAP2 family protein encodes the protein MKNLLHRYRHVWILTYAFIYIPWFIYLEKTVTNNYHIMHVAIDDLIPFNEYFIIPYLLWFVYIAGAVLYFFFTNVKDYYRLCTMLFTGMTISLVVCTVFPNGTDFRPVIDSGKNIWSAIVGILYSTDTCTNVFPSIHVYNSICVHIAVIRSEQLKKYRFLKTGSLLLMISICLATVFLKQHSAFDGLGALVMAYVMYHFVYSDSYVPSREKVSEKAIS